A genome region from Oryzias latipes chromosome 2, ASM223467v1 includes the following:
- the poglut1 gene encoding protein O-glucosyltransferase 1, with amino-acid sequence MECRCLWVFHLLLIYGLNLGGASAQKWKKTRDRVSAAVGSYVSCSSVNCSCHLSVLQQDLQPFRGGISESLMASTVQRGMGTHYQIIQHKLYREQNCMFPARCSGVEHFILEVIDRLPDLEMVVNVRDYPQVPNWMSPALPVLSFSKTAEYQDIMYPAWTFWEGGPAVWPIYPTGLGRWDLMRTDLKKSAAQWPWKKKEPKGFFRGSRTSSERDPLILLSREDPELVDAEYTKNQAWKSEKDTLGRPPAAEIPLLDHCKYKYLFNFRGVAASFRLKHLFLCGSLVFHVGEEWQEFFYPQLKPWVHYIPVKQDLSDVRGLLQFVKENDDVAQEIAERGQEFILQHLRMEDVSCYWEQLLTNFSHLLTYRPSRRKNYSQIVHKSRKTEL; translated from the exons ATGGAGTGCCGGTGTTTGTGGGTCTTTCATCTTCTGCTGATTTATGGCTTAAATTTAGGCGGTGCATCAG CCCAAAAGTGGAAGAAAACCCGCGATCGTGTTTCTGCAGCGGTCGGGAGCTACGTCTCGTGTAGCTCTGTCAACTGCAGCTGTCATCTgag CGTTCTCCAACAGGACTTGCAGCCTTTCAGAGGTGGGATCTCAGAAAGCCTCATGGCTTCCACGGTTCAGCGAGGCATGGGCACCCACTACCAGATCATCCAACACAAGCTGTACAGAGAGCAGAACTGCATGTTCCCTGCAAG gtgcaGCGGCGTGGAGCATTTCATCCTGGAGGTGATTGACCGTCTGCCGGACCTGGAGATGGTGGTAAACGTGAGGGATTACCCTCAGGTGCCGAACTGGATGAGCCCCGCCCTGCCGGTCCTCTCTTTCAGTAAG ACTGCCGAGTACCAGGACATCATGTATCCCGCTTGGACGTTTTGGGAAGGTGGCCCCGCTGTGTGGCCCATATACCCCACCGGACTGGGGAGGTGGGACCTGATGAGGACGGATCTTAAAAA GTCTGCAGCTCAATGgccctggaaaaaaaaggagcccAAAGGATTCTTCAGAGGCTCCAG AACCAGCTCGGAGCGCGATCCGCTCATCCTCCTGTCCAGAGAGGATCCAGAGCTGGTGGATGCAGAGTACACCAAGAACCAGGCCTGGAAGTCAGAGAAG GATACACTGGGAAGACCTCCAGCTGCAGAGATCCCCCTGTTGGATCACTGCAAATACAA ATATTTGTTCAACTTTCGCGGCGTGGCGGCCAGCTTCCGCCTCAAACACCTCTTCCTCTGCGGCTCCCTGGTCTTCCACGTCGGGgaagagtggcaggagttcttcTACCCTCAGCTCAAGCCGTGGGTCCACTACATCCCAGTCAAGCAGGATCTGTCAGACGTTCG agGACTTTTACAGTTCGTCAAAGAGAACGATGATGTGGCACAAGAAATCGCAGAGAG AGGTCAGGAGTTCATCCTCCAGCACCTCCGCATGGAAGACGTCTCTTGTTACTGGGAGCAACTGCTGACCAACTTCAGCCACCTTCTTACCTACAGACCCAGCAGAAGGAAAAACTACAGTCAGATCGTCCACAAATCGCGGAAAACTGAGCTGTGA
- the LOC101163627 gene encoding calsequestrin-2, which produces MQQIWLSLLSALSLRLVLPGGAEEGLEFPNFDGKDRVLDISERNYKKALKRYDLLCLFYHEPMPANKGLQKRFQMTELVLELTAQVLENKDIAFGMVDSQKDAKVAKKLGLEEVGSLYVFKDDRVIEFDGELSADTLVEFLLDVLEDPVEIINSAMELRAFERMEEDIRLIGYFKGEDSYYKAFQEASERFQPYIKFFATFDKSVAKHLSLKMNAVNFYEPFMEEPAVLPGRPLSEMDIVEFVTQHRRATLRKLRAENMFETWEDDMDGIHIVAFAEEEDPDGYEFLEILKDVARDNTNNPELSIVWIDPDDFPLLTTYWEKTFKLDLFRPQIGVVNVTDADSVWLDMSDDEDLPTAEELEDWIEDVLSGRVNTEDDDEFADDHDNDHLVPEDEEEGDQDPDEEDDE; this is translated from the exons ATGCAGCAAATCTGGCTCTCTCTTCTGTCCGCCCTGAGCCTCCGTCTGGTTCTGCCTGGCGGGGCCGAGGAAGGCCTGGAGTTTCCCAACTTTGACGGCAAGGACAGGGTGCTGGACATCAGCGAGCGCAACTACAAGAAGGCTCTGAAGCGGTACGACCTGCTGTGTCTGTTCTACCACGAACCCATGCCGGCCAACAAAGGCCTGCAGAAGCGGTTCCAGATGACGGAGCTGGTGCTGGAG CTTACAGCTCAAGTCCTGGAGAACAAAGACATCGCGTTTGGAATGGTGGACTCCCAGAAGGACGCCAAAGTCGCGAAAAAGCTCG GTTTGGAGGAGGTGGGCAGCTTGTACGTCTTCAAGGACGACCGTGTCATTGAGTTTGACGGGGAGCTCTCAGCAGACACTTTGGTGGAGTTTCTGTTGGAT GTGCTGGAGGACCCAGTAGAGATCATCAACAGTGCGATGGAGCTGCGAGCGTTCGAGAGAATGGAGGAAGACATCCGCCTCATTGGTTACTTCAAAGGAGAGGATTCCT ACTATAAAGCTTTTCAGGAGGCGTCTGAGCGGTTTCAACCTTACATCAAATTCTTTGCGACGTTTGATAAATCT GTAGCCAAACATCTCTCCTTGAAGATGAATGCGGTTAACTTTTACGAGCCGTTCATGGAGGAGCCAGCTGTCCTGCCCGGCAGGCCTCTGTCAGAGATGGACATCGTTGAATTTGTCACCCAACACAGAAG GGCGACTCTGAGGAAGCTCCGGGCGGAGAACATGTTTGAAACCTGG GAGGATGACATGGACGGAATCCATATTGTTGCTTTTGCAGAGGAAGAGGATCCAG ATGGCTACGAGTTCCTGGAGATCCTGAAAGATGTGGCCCGGGACAACACCAACAACCCCGAGCTTAGCATTGTTTGGATCGACCCTGATGACTTCCCCCTG TTGACCACTTACTGGGAAAAGACCTTCAAGTTGGATCTGTTCAGACCCCAAATTGGTGTCGTCAACGTCACTGAT GCCGACAGCGTTTGGCTGGACATGTCCGACGACGAGGACCTGCCCACGgcggaggagctggaggactgGATCGAGGACGTTCTCTCCGGGCGAGTAAACACAGAGGACGACGACGAGTTTGCAGACGACCACGACAACGACCACTTGGTTccagaagatgaagaggagggggaTCAAGACCCGGACGAGGAAGACGACGAATGA